One stretch of Heliangelus exortis chromosome 24, bHelExo1.hap1, whole genome shotgun sequence DNA includes these proteins:
- the FHL3 gene encoding four and a half LIM domains protein 3 isoform X1, translating to MQAGEASPQTGTMTECFDCDNCKESLYGRKYIQMDNGPYCIPCYDAHFANTCEECKELIGHDCRELYYEDRHYHEHCFRCFRCDRSLADEPFTCQGKELLCNDCYCSEFSSKCIACEKTVMPGSRKLEYNGQTWHEHCFICSSCQQPIGSRSFIPDQKDYYCVPCYESKFAPRCTHCKKTLTKGGVTYRDEPWHKECFVCTGCKTPLAGQQFTSQDDNPYCIKCFGNLYAKKCSACTKPITGFGGGKYVSFEDRHWHHNCFNCARCNTSLVGKGFIPDNDEILCRDCTGDL from the exons ATGCAAG CAGGTGAAGCATCCCCTCAGACTGGCACCATGACCGAGTGCTTTGATTGTGACAACTGCAAGGAGTCCCTGTACGGGCGCAAGTACATCCAGATGGACAACGGCCCCTACTGCATCCCCTGCTACGACGCCCACTTTGCCAACACCTGTGAGGAGTGCAAGGAGCTGATCGGCCACGACTGCAGA GAGCTGTACTACGAGGATCGGCATTACCACGAGCATTGCTTCCGCTGCTTCCGCTGCGACCGCTCGCTGGCTGACGAGCCCTTCACCTGCCAGGgcaaggagctgctctgcaacGACTGCTACTGCAGTGAGTTCTCCTCCAAGTGCATTGCCTGCGAGAAGACAGTCATGCCAG GGTCCCGTAAGCTGGAGTACAACGGGCAGACCTGGCATGAGCATTGCTtcatctgcagcagctgccagcagcccatCGGGTCACGATCCTTCATCCCAGACCAGAAGGATTATTACTGTGTGCCCTGTTACGAGAGCAAGTTTGCTCCTCGCTGCACTCATTGCAAAAAG ACCCTGACCAAGGGAGGGGTGACTTACCGGGACGAGCCGTGGCACAAGGAGTGTTTTGTCTGCACGGGCTGCAAGACCCCCCTGGCTGGCCAGCAGTTCACCTCCCAGGATGACAACCCCTACTGCATCAAGTGCTTTGGGAACCTCTATGCCAAGAAGTGCAGTGCCTGCACAAAGCCCATCACAg GCTTTGGTGGTGGCAAATATGTCTCCTTTGAGGACCGTCACTGGCACCATAATTGCTTTAACTGTGCCCGCTGCAACACCTCCCTGGTTGGGAAAGGTTTCATCCCTGACAACGATGAGATCCTGTGCCGTGACTGCACCGGTGACCTATGA
- the FHL3 gene encoding four and a half LIM domains protein 3 isoform X2 → MQGEASPQTGTMTECFDCDNCKESLYGRKYIQMDNGPYCIPCYDAHFANTCEECKELIGHDCRELYYEDRHYHEHCFRCFRCDRSLADEPFTCQGKELLCNDCYCSEFSSKCIACEKTVMPGSRKLEYNGQTWHEHCFICSSCQQPIGSRSFIPDQKDYYCVPCYESKFAPRCTHCKKTLTKGGVTYRDEPWHKECFVCTGCKTPLAGQQFTSQDDNPYCIKCFGNLYAKKCSACTKPITGFGGGKYVSFEDRHWHHNCFNCARCNTSLVGKGFIPDNDEILCRDCTGDL, encoded by the exons ATGCAAG GTGAAGCATCCCCTCAGACTGGCACCATGACCGAGTGCTTTGATTGTGACAACTGCAAGGAGTCCCTGTACGGGCGCAAGTACATCCAGATGGACAACGGCCCCTACTGCATCCCCTGCTACGACGCCCACTTTGCCAACACCTGTGAGGAGTGCAAGGAGCTGATCGGCCACGACTGCAGA GAGCTGTACTACGAGGATCGGCATTACCACGAGCATTGCTTCCGCTGCTTCCGCTGCGACCGCTCGCTGGCTGACGAGCCCTTCACCTGCCAGGgcaaggagctgctctgcaacGACTGCTACTGCAGTGAGTTCTCCTCCAAGTGCATTGCCTGCGAGAAGACAGTCATGCCAG GGTCCCGTAAGCTGGAGTACAACGGGCAGACCTGGCATGAGCATTGCTtcatctgcagcagctgccagcagcccatCGGGTCACGATCCTTCATCCCAGACCAGAAGGATTATTACTGTGTGCCCTGTTACGAGAGCAAGTTTGCTCCTCGCTGCACTCATTGCAAAAAG ACCCTGACCAAGGGAGGGGTGACTTACCGGGACGAGCCGTGGCACAAGGAGTGTTTTGTCTGCACGGGCTGCAAGACCCCCCTGGCTGGCCAGCAGTTCACCTCCCAGGATGACAACCCCTACTGCATCAAGTGCTTTGGGAACCTCTATGCCAAGAAGTGCAGTGCCTGCACAAAGCCCATCACAg GCTTTGGTGGTGGCAAATATGTCTCCTTTGAGGACCGTCACTGGCACCATAATTGCTTTAACTGTGCCCGCTGCAACACCTCCCTGGTTGGGAAAGGTTTCATCCCTGACAACGATGAGATCCTGTGCCGTGACTGCACCGGTGACCTATGA
- the FHL3 gene encoding four and a half LIM domains protein 3 isoform X3, translating into MTECFDCDNCKESLYGRKYIQMDNGPYCIPCYDAHFANTCEECKELIGHDCRELYYEDRHYHEHCFRCFRCDRSLADEPFTCQGKELLCNDCYCSEFSSKCIACEKTVMPGSRKLEYNGQTWHEHCFICSSCQQPIGSRSFIPDQKDYYCVPCYESKFAPRCTHCKKTLTKGGVTYRDEPWHKECFVCTGCKTPLAGQQFTSQDDNPYCIKCFGNLYAKKCSACTKPITGFGGGKYVSFEDRHWHHNCFNCARCNTSLVGKGFIPDNDEILCRDCTGDL; encoded by the exons ATGACCGAGTGCTTTGATTGTGACAACTGCAAGGAGTCCCTGTACGGGCGCAAGTACATCCAGATGGACAACGGCCCCTACTGCATCCCCTGCTACGACGCCCACTTTGCCAACACCTGTGAGGAGTGCAAGGAGCTGATCGGCCACGACTGCAGA GAGCTGTACTACGAGGATCGGCATTACCACGAGCATTGCTTCCGCTGCTTCCGCTGCGACCGCTCGCTGGCTGACGAGCCCTTCACCTGCCAGGgcaaggagctgctctgcaacGACTGCTACTGCAGTGAGTTCTCCTCCAAGTGCATTGCCTGCGAGAAGACAGTCATGCCAG GGTCCCGTAAGCTGGAGTACAACGGGCAGACCTGGCATGAGCATTGCTtcatctgcagcagctgccagcagcccatCGGGTCACGATCCTTCATCCCAGACCAGAAGGATTATTACTGTGTGCCCTGTTACGAGAGCAAGTTTGCTCCTCGCTGCACTCATTGCAAAAAG ACCCTGACCAAGGGAGGGGTGACTTACCGGGACGAGCCGTGGCACAAGGAGTGTTTTGTCTGCACGGGCTGCAAGACCCCCCTGGCTGGCCAGCAGTTCACCTCCCAGGATGACAACCCCTACTGCATCAAGTGCTTTGGGAACCTCTATGCCAAGAAGTGCAGTGCCTGCACAAAGCCCATCACAg GCTTTGGTGGTGGCAAATATGTCTCCTTTGAGGACCGTCACTGGCACCATAATTGCTTTAACTGTGCCCGCTGCAACACCTCCCTGGTTGGGAAAGGTTTCATCCCTGACAACGATGAGATCCTGTGCCGTGACTGCACCGGTGACCTATGA
- the SF3A3 gene encoding splicing factor 3A subunit 3 codes for METILEQQRRYHEERERLMDVMVKEMLTKKSTLRDQINSDHRTRAMQDRYMEVSGNLRDLYDDKDGLRKEELSAISGPNEFAEFYNRLKQIKEFHRKHPNEICVPMSVEFEELLKARDNPSEEAQNLVEFTDEEGYGRYLDLHDCYLKYINLKSSEKLDYITYLSTFDQLFDIPKERKNAEYKRYLEMLLEYLQEYTDRVKPLLDQNELFGKIQTEFEKKWENGTFPGWPKETSSALTHAGAHLDLSAFSSWEELASLGLDRLKSALLALGLKCGGTLEERAQRLFSTKGKSLEALDPSLFAKNPKTKGSKRDTERNKDLAFLEAQIYEYVEVLGEQRHLTHENVQRKQARTGEEREEEEEEQISESESEDEENEIIYNPKNLPLGWDGKPIPYWLYKLHGLNINYNCEICGNYTYRGPKAFQRHFAEWRHAHGMRCLGIPNTAHFANVTQIEDAVSLWAKLKQQKASERWQP; via the exons ATGGAGACGATCCTGGAGCAGCAGCGGCGGTACCATGAGGAGCGGGAGCGGCTGATGGACGTGATGGTGAAGGAGATGCTCACCAAAAAGTCCACG CTCCGCGACCAAATCAACTCTGACCACCGGACTCGGGCCATGCAGGAC AGGTACATGGAAGTGAGCGGCAACCTGAGAGACCTGTACGACGACAAGGACGG cctaAGGAAAGAAGAGCTCAGTGCCATTTCAGGGCCCAACGAGTTTGCAGAGTTCTACAACAGACTGAAACAGATCAAGGAGTTCCACAGGAAGCACCCAAACGAG ATCTGTGTCCCCATGTCTGTGGAGtttgaggagctgctgaaggcCAGAGACAACCCCAGTGAAGAAGCTCAAA ACCTGGTGGAGTTCACAGATGAGGAAGGGTATGGGAGGTACCTGGATCTTCATGACTGTTACCTCAAGTACATCAACCTCAAGTCCTCAGAG AAATTGGATTATATCACCTACTTATCCACATTTGACCAACTCTTTGATATTcccaaggagaggaaaaatgcTGAGTACAAGAG GTACCTTGAAATGCTTCTGGAGTACCTGCAGGAGTACACAGACAGAGTGAAACCATTACTGGACCAGAATGAGCTTTTTGGGAAAATTCAGACAGAGTTTGAGAAGAAGTGGGAGAATGGAACATTCCCAGGCTGGCCG aaaGAGACCAGCAGTGCACTCACTCATGCTGGAGCCCATTTGGacctctctgccttttcctcctgggAG GAATTGGCCTCCCTGGGACTGGACAGATTAAAATCAGCTTTACTGGCCCTGGGGTTGAAATGTGGAGG GACTCTGGAAGAGCGTGCTCAGAGACTTTTCAGCACTAAAGGCAAATCCCTGGAAGCTCTTGATCCTTCCCTGTTTGCTAAGAACCCAAAgacaaaaggaagcaaaag agacacagaaagaaataaagatctTGCATTCCTGGAAGCTCAGATTTATGAGTATGTGGAGGTTCTTGGG GAACAGAGACACCTCACCCACGAGAACGTGCAGCGTAAGCAGGCACGGacaggggaggagagagaggaggaggaggaagagcagatCAGTGAGAGTGAGAGTGAAGATGAAGAGAATGAAATCATTTATAATCCTAAAAATCTGCCCCTGGGTTGGGATGGCAAG CCCATCCCCTACTGGTTGTATAAATTACATGGTTTAAACATCAACTACAACTGTGAGATTTGTGGGAACTACACCTACCGCGGGCCCAAGGCGTTCCAGCGTCACTTTGCA gagtGGCGCCATGCCCACGGGATGAGGTGCCTTGGCATTCCCAACACAGCTCATTTTGCCAACGTCACACAGATTGAGGATGCAGTCTCAT TGTGGGCAAAGCTGAAACAGCAAAAGGCTTCAGAGAGATGGCAGCCCTGA
- the LOC139807243 gene encoding uncharacterized protein, protein MKMAAPAQGWLLPSLKGLLLLCTLALLLCIQHPGATAEGNVATNNSLVATRTTSLATRTTPVATRTTPVTASTISGVATKTSSAPARTTKLATRTTPVATHTTKLATSTTPVATHTTKLATSTTPVATHTTKLATRTTPVATHTTTRATSTTSVATNPASVTASTVSVVATKTSSVATPITSQATNTTSVATSPASVTASTSLVVATNSSGKSEEETQLTCQSFQCSGERCYQDESHANSTVTCATRSHCQLYRFSSTNYSAGCSSTCSLELCRANSSVSTQHCTLDCCSSSLCLQLNASSYGDLPATTTLPATTSTTTRAPPRNVGIIQAGPELPPEPLLCLGARVQPASGKGINP, encoded by the exons ATGAAGatggcagctccagctcagggATGGCTCCTTCCCTCTCTTAAAG gactgctgctgctctgcaccttggctctgctcctctgcatcCAGCACCCTGGGGCCACAGCAG AGGGCAACGTGGCCACCAATAACTCCTTGGTGGCCACTCGCACCACCTCGCTGGCCACCAGAACCACCCCAGTGGCCACCAGAACCACCCCAGTGACTGCCAGCACCATCTCGGGTGTTGCCACCAAAACCTCCTCAGCACCCGCCCGCACCACCAAACTGGCCACCAGAACCACCCCAGTGGCCACCCACACCACCAAACTGgccaccagcaccaccccagTGGCCACCCACACCACCAAACTGgccaccagcaccaccccagTGGCCACCCACACCACCAAACTGGCCACCAGAACCACCCCAGTGGCCACCCACACCACCACACGGGCCACCAGCACCACCTCAGTGGCCACCAACCCGGCCTCCGTGACTGCCAGCACTGTCTCAGTTGTTGCCACCAAGACTTCCTCAGTGGCCACCCCCATCACCTCACAGGCGACCAACACCACCTCAGtggccaccagccctgcctcagTGACTGCCAGCACCAGCTTGGTGGTTGCCACCAACAGCTCTGGGAAAAGTGAAGAGGAGACACAG CTCACCTGCCAGAGCTTTCAGTGCTCTGGGGAGAGGTGCTACCAGGATGAATCCCATGCCAACAGCACAGTGACCTGTGCCACCAGGAGCCACTGCCAG CTTTATCGTTTCTCCAGCACAAATTACAGcgctggctgcagcagcacctgcagcttGGAGCTGTGCAGAGCCAACAGCAGCGtgagcacccagcactgcaccctggactgctgcagctcctccctctgcctgcagctcaaCGCCAGCTCCTACG GTGACCTGCCAGCCACCACCACGCTGCCTGcaaccaccagcaccaccacccgAGCTCCCCCCAGAAATGTAGGTATCATCCAGGCAGGTCCTGAGCTCCCACCTGAGCCTCTCCTGTGCCTGGGAGCCAGGGTCCAACCTGCCTCTGGAAAGGGAATAAATCCTTAA